In the Afipia sp. GAS231 genome, TCGGTCTCCCGCCCGTTTCGACCATTAACCTGAACAGTTGCACGAGGCTGCGCCAACAGACCTCGCATCACAGGGACAGGCCCCATGATCTTATCCCTTCGCTGCGTCGGAATCGACGTCTCCAAGCATACGCTCGACATTTTTGATGATGCCGTCGGCAAACCCGAGCGCATCGCCAACGCGCTACAGGCCATCACGGAGCAGGTGGCGCGTTGGCGATGCGGCAATGTCTTTGTCGTATTCGAAGCCACAGGCGTCTACGACCGAGAACTTGCCGAAGCGTTGCATCGGGCCAGGATCCGGTTTGCCCGCATCAATCCCGCCCGCGCTCGCGACTTTGCCCGCGCGCGAGGACGGCTGGCTAAAACCGATGCGATTGACGCCCACATGCTCGCCGGCTTTGCGCGGACGATGGCGCCGGCTTCCGAACAGGCGCCAGATCCAGCCCGGAACGCCCTGTCACTCCTCGCAAAACGCCGCGATCAACTGGTCCACATGCGGGCTCAGGAGAAGAACCGGCGCAGCGAGACGCGTGATCCCGCCATGATCGAAAGCATTGCGCGCCTCATCGACTTCCTCAACGGCGAGGTCAAGGCGATCGAGGCCAGGATCAAAACCCTCATCAAGGCCGAGCCGACGATATCCGACGACGCGCGTCTGATACGATCGGCACCAGGCGTCGGGCCTGTCGCCTGTATGCAGCTCATCGCCCAGATGCCCGAACTCGGTCGCGTCGGGCCTAAGCAGGTGGCTGCGTTGGCTGGTCTGGCTCCGCTTAACGTCGATAGCGGCCTATATCGCGGCAAACGAGCCATCGGTGGCGGCCGCAAGCGGGTCCGCGACGCTCTCTACATGGCCGCTCTCAACGCCGTACGCCGCGATGGTTCGGTTAAAGCTTTTTACCAAAAGCTCCGCACCGCCGGTAAACCCGCCAAACTTGCCCTGATCGCCGTAGCCCGAAAACTCCTCACGACCCTCAACGCCATGGTGCGAGACCGGAAAGCCTACCTCGCACCACGGCCTTCATAACAGTTGCCGGCTCTGCGGAGCAGCGTTGCACGCTGCACCGCGTCCGGGACACGGAGCTATTCCGCCGCCCTCTCCGCCATGAACGCGCGCCAGCCGCCGAACGCGGAAATATCGCGCGCGCCCTCGGCGGCGATCGGCTCGACCATAAAGCCCTTCACGTCGCGGCCGTCGGCCAAGCGGATGGTGCCGATCGCCATCGGCGGCGGGATCGCGGCAACGAATTTTCCGAATGCGGCCGCCGACAGCGCCCACAGCTCCAGCTTGATCGCGGTTCCCGTATCGGCATCGACGCGCAGCATGCCGGGTTTCGGCGGCGTGGTGTCGAGGGCGTAGAGTTTGTAGTCCGGCGACGTGGTGGTCGTCTCCAGCAGGCGGCCATGGAGCGCCTGCAGTTCGCCGTTGAGCGCCATGCCGGAGAGATGCGCGCCGACCACGGCGATGGCGATCTCGTCGCCGGTCAGGCTGGTGGACGGCGCCGCCAGTGGCGGCTGCGTCAAGCCCTTGGCCCCCATTTTCAGTTTGGTATCGGCATGGAAGGCGCGGCCGATGCTGGCGAGCTGCGCGTCATGTCCGGCCGGCGCGAGCAGCGTGATGCCGAAGGGAATGCCGTCGGGCCGCATCGCCGCCGGCAGCGCCAGGCCGCAGAGGTCGAGCAGGTTGACGAAATTGGTGTAAGTGCCGAGCCGGCTGTTGAGCTCGATCGGGTTGGCCAGCACCTGCGCGGTCGAATAGGCGGTCGGCGCCGTCGGCAATACGATCGCGTCGAGATGGGCGAAGCTGCGCTCGGCGATGCGCCGCAGTCCCTGCAGGCGGTAGAGCGACGCAAATGTGTCGGCGGCGGTCAGGCGTGCGCCCGCAGCCGTAATCTCGCGTGTCACCGGATGGATCGAGTCCGGCGACGACGCCAGCAGATTGCGGATCACCAGATAGCGTTCGGCGACCCACGGTCCCTCGTAGAGCAGCCGCGCGGTCTCGTAGAACGGTTCGAGATCGAATTCGACCAGCGTGGCGCCGAGCGAGGTCCATCGTTCGAGCGCTTCGCCATAGGCATTTTCCGACGCGGTATCGCCAAAGAAGATCAACTGTCCCTTGCGCGGCACGCCAAGGCGAAGCTTTTCGGGAAACGCCGAGATCTGGCCGAGCGGCCGGTCGCGCGAAAACGGATCGGCGCCATCAGGTCCGGCCATCGCCGCAAGCGCGGTCATGGCGTCGTCGACGGTGAGCGAGAACACCGAGATGCAATCGAGCGTCCGGCAGGCCGGCACCAGCCCGGCGGTCGAGATCAACCCGAGGCTCGGCTTCAATCCGACGATGTTGTTGAGCATCGCCGGCACGCGGCCGCTGCCGGCGGTGTCGGTGCCGAGCGCCAGCGGCACGAGGCCAGCCGACACCGCGACACCCGATCCCGAACTCGATCCGCCCGGCACCAGGTCGGCGCGGATCGGATTGACCGGGATGCCGTAGGGCGAGCGGACGCCGACCAGGCCGGTGGCGAACTGATCGAGATTGGTCTTGCCGATGATGATGGCGCCGGCGGCGCGCAATTTCGCCACCGCCGTCGAGTCCTGCGCCGGCGAATAGGAAAAGGCCGGGCAGGCCGCGGTGGTCGCCAAGCCCAGTACGTCGATATTGTCCTTTACCGCGACGGGGACGCCGAGTAGCGGCAGCGCACTTCCGCCTTTCGCGGTCAGCGCTTCGGCCTCCGCGATCGCCGCCTTCTCGTCGCGCAGGCTGATGAACACGGCGGGATCGTTGTAGTCGCGGATACGCTGATAGCTGCGCGCCACGGTTTGCGCCGGCGTCATGTGGCCTGAGCGGTGGGCGGCGACGATCGCAGCAACGGTTTCAGTCAAGGGATGCCCCATCTTTGGGTTGGCTGATTAATTCATCTCGAACGAAGCAAGCGATGTGCCATTGTGTACATTATAGGTGCAGCCTGAGATACAGAAATGGATGCGTATATTCAGGTACTTACGTAAGTTATTGCGAAATGCTGCAGGCCCCATGCGCCAGCGCGATGCGCCGTGTATGATTAAGAATTAGGCAGGTCTAGCCCTTGGCCGGCAACCGTCGTTTGGGCGCGATGACACGTTGCCGGACGGCGCTGATCTCGCGTAGAGGGAACCGCCTGCCTCCGACAGAGAGGCAGCGGAGGAAACCGATGACGTCAGCCGCCGCCACCAGCCGCGACCAATCCGAGACACTGTTCGCACCCCCGTCGGTCGTGGCCGATCGCCGGGCCGACGGCAGCATTGTCCTGAAGTCGACCGAGCGTTTGCGCGAAAGCGCGCGATGCGTCGGCGACTGGCTGGAGCATTGGGCGCGGCAGACGCCGGACCGGATCTTTCTCGGCGACCGCGCCAGCGTCGATGCGCCGTGGCAGACCGTCACGTACAAGGATGCGTTGAAGCGGGTGCGCGGTGCCGCGGCGTGGATTCTCGCGCAACGCCTAAGCGCCGAGCGTCCGCTGGTGATCCTGTCCGACAACAGCGTCGAGCACGCGCTGTTCGCGTTGGCCGCCCAGCATATCGGTGTGCCCGCGGCCTCGATCTCGCCGGCCTATTCGCTGATGTCTCGGGATTTCGACAAGCTCAGGAGCATGATCACGCTGCTCGAGCCCGGCGCGATCTACGTTTCCGGCACCAAGCCGTTTGCGCCGGCGCTGGCGGCCATTGCGCCGTTGCATTCGGCCGGCATCGTCAGTAGCGGCGCCCGCGATCATGATGCCATTGCGTTCCGCGACGTTGCCGCAACGCCTGAAACGCCTGATGTCGCAAAAGCATTCGCCGCGATCACGCCGGACACCATCGCAAAATTCCTGTTCACCTCGGGCTCGACCGGCACGCCAAAGGCCGTGATCAACACCCAGCGCATGCTGACCTCGAGCCAGCAGGCCAAAGCGCAGACCTGGTCGTTCCTCGACGGCATCACAGACCTCGTGATCCTCGATTGGCTGCCCTGGAGCCACACCTTCGGCGCCAACCACAACTTCAATCTGGTGCTGCGCAATGGCGGCACGCTCTATGTCGACGGCGGCAAGCCGGCGCCGGGATTGTTCGCGACGTCGCTGGCCAATCTGCGCAGCGTGATGCCGACGGTGTATTTCAACGTGCCGCGCGGCTTCGACATGCTGATCGCGGCGTTGCGCGGCGACGACGAACTGCGCCAAAAGTTCTTCAGCGAGGTGAAGTTCGCGTTCTATGCCGGCGCGGCGCTGCCGCAGAATCTCTGGGACGCGCTGGAAGAACTGTCGCTCAAGACCAGTGGCCGCGCATTGCCGATGGTGTCGGCCTGGGGCTCGACCGAGACCTCGCCGCTGGCGACCGACTGCCATTTCCAGGCCAAACGCTCCGGCAATATCGGCGTGCCGATCCCGGGCACCGAATTGAAGCTGGTACCGTCAGGCGACAAGCTCGAAGTGCGAGTGCGCGGGCCCAACGTTACGCCGGGCTACTGGAAGGCGCCGGAACTGACCGCGCAGGCGTTCGACGTTGAAGGATTCTACCTGATCGGCGACGCCGTGACTTTTGCCGATCCGGCGCGGCCCGAACTCGGCCTGTTCTTCGACGGCCGCGTTGCGGAGGATTTCAAGCTCAATTCCGGCACCTGGGTCAATGTCGGCAATCTGCGCGTCGCAGGGATCGCCGCGCTGGCGCCGTTGGCGCAGGACATCGTCGTGTCAGGCCATGGCGGCGACGAGGTCCGCTTCCTGGTATTTCCGAACATCGCGGCCTGCCGCGCGCATGCCGGCCTGCCCGACAGCGCCGAGGTGAAGCACGTGATCGGTCACGACAAGGTTCGATCAGGCATCGCGCAAGGCCTCGCAAAGCTCAAAGCGCAAGGCGGCAACTCGTCCGCTCACGCCACGCGCGCGTTGCTGCTGGCCGAGCCGGCTTCCGTCGACGGCGGCGAGATCACCGACAAGGGCTACATCAACCAGCGCGCGGTGCTGACCCGGCGCGGCGGCGCGGTGGCGATGCTGGATGACGACGCGTCGGCCGAATGGATCGGCTGCGCGAAATAGGGCAGAGCCCCTTCCCAAATTGCTGATCGGCAAGGACAAAACCCGCTCTCGACTATTTTGTTGCTACGGCAACTAATTTGTGAGAGCTTTCTCCGGTAGCGCAGCGACCGACAGAGCAGTTCAACTGCCAGCCGCACGGGGAGGGACGGATGTCCGGGAGGATTGGCGCCTTGGGGCGCGATGCGGCCTTGCGATCAGCTATGTCCGGTGACGGCGCCGAGATTCTCGTGCAGCCGCCGCAGCATGTCGATCAGCACTTCACGTTCTTCTTTCTTCAGGCACGACAACAGCCGGCGTTCGCGCTCGATCGCCGCGGCGTAGACCTTGTCGTGGACCACGCGGCCACGTGCGGTGAGCGAGATCGCGTGGGTACGGCCGTCGTCGGGCGCGGTCCGGATGATGACCAGGCCGCGCTTCTGCAGCATCGCCAGGTTGCGACTGACCGGCGCCTTGTCGAAACCGATGACGTAGCAGATGCGCGAGGCCGGAATGCCAGGCTCGATCGCGAGCAGCGACATGATCCGCCACTCCGTAACGTTGACGCCGAAATTGCGCTGATAGAACACGGTCGCGCTGTTCGACAGCTTGTTGGCGATGAAGGTGATGAAAGCCGGAACGTAGCGGTCGAGATCGAGCAAAGGGCCATCGTCGGCGGCGGCGAATTCCGCGGGCTTTGGCCGGCGCGGTTTCCTTGGGAGGGGACTGGGGCTCATTTTCGGATCATCGCTGCGAATTGCCGGCGGAGCAATAGAGGCTTGGCAAGGGATAGAGGCTTGGGCCCGGGCGTGACAAGGATAAACTTCGGGAGGTATCGATGAGTGCAACGGGTTCTTCCGTAACGGATGACAGTGGTGCCGGCGTCCCCCATCTGGATATCGATCCGTTTTCGATTGAGTTCTTCGACGATCTCCATCCGGCCCAGCACCAACTGCGCGAGGCAGGCCCGCTGGTCTATCTCGACAAATGGAAGGTCTATGGCGTGGCCCGCCACGCCGAAGTGCATGCCGTCCTGAACGACCCGGCCACGTTTTGTTCGAGCCGCGGGGTTGGCTTAAGCGACTTCGCCAAGGAGAAGCCGTGGCGTCCGCAGAGCATCATCCTCGAGGCCGATCCGCCGGCGCATACCCGGACGCGGGCGGTGCTGAGCGACGTGCTGTCGCCGACCGCGCTGAAGCAGCTTCGCGGTCGTTTTACCGCCGCCGCCGAAGCCAAGGTCGACGCGTTGCTGCAGCGAAAGAGTTTTGACGCCATCGCGGATCTCGCGGAGGCCTATCCGCTGTCGATCTTTCCCGACGCGCTCGGGCTGAAACAGGAGGGCCGCGAGAATCTGCTGCCCTATGCGGGCCTCGTCTTCAACGCCTTCGGTCCGCCGAACCAGCTGCGGCAGGACGCCATCGAGCGTTCGGCGCCGCATCAGGCCTATGTCGCCGAACAGTGCCAGCGCGAAAATCTGGCGCCCGGCGGATTCGGCGCCTGCATTCATGCCCACGTCGATTCCGGCAATATTACCGCAACGGAAGCGCCGCTCTTGGTGCGCTCGCTGCTGTCGGCCGGCCTCGACACCACCGTCTACGGTATCGGCGCCGCGGTCTATTGCCTGGCACGCTATCCCGATCAGTTCGCAAAACTGCGTCAGGACCCGACGCTGGCGCGCAATGCGTTCGAGGAGGCGGTACGGTTCGAGAGCCCGGTGCAGACCTTCTTCCGCACCACGACTCGCGAGGTCGAGATTGGCGGCTACACGATTGGCGAAGGCGAAAAAGTCCTGATGTTCCTCGGCGCCGCCAATCGCGATCCGCGCCGCTGGGACAAGCCCGACACCTATGACGTGACGCGCCGCACCAGCGGCCATGTCGGCTACGGCTCCGGCATCCATATGTGCGTCGGCCAGCTGGTAGCGCGGCTTGAAGGCGAGACCATGATGGCGGCGCTGGCGCGCAAGGTTGCCTCGATCGAAATCACCGGCCCGGTGAAGCGCCGCTACAACAACACGCTGCGCGGGCTCGACAGCCTTCCGGTCACCATCACGGCGGCCTGACAGAAAATCCAAGGGAGAGAGTCATGACAAGTTTTGGACGGTATCTGGCGCTGGCCCTGTCCGGCGTGGCGTCGCTGGCCTTTACAGGCGCGGCGCGTGCCGAGATTTCCGACAATGTGGTCAGGGTCGGTGTGCTCAACGACATCTCCGGCATTTTCCAGGACACCAACGGTATGGGTTCGGTGGAGGCCGCACGGATGGCGGCGGAAGATTTCAACGGCGGCGGCAAAAACATCAAGGTCGAGATCGTTTATGCCGACCACCAGAACAAGGCCGACGTCGGCTCGGCGATCGCGCGCAAATGGCTCGATGTCGACGGCGTCGACGCCATCGTCGACGTACCCAACTCGGCCGTCGGCCTCACCGTCAACTCGCTGTTGCGCGATACAAGGATGACGTTCCTGGCGTCGTCGACGGCGAGTTCCGATCTCACCGGCAAGGCCTGTTCGCCGAACACCATTCAATGGGTCAACGACGCCTGGGCCACCGGCAACACCACGGCGGCGGCGATGATGGCGCGCGGCGGCAAGGACTGGTATTTCGTCACGGTCAATTACGCGCTCGGCCAGGGCATCGAGGCCGAGGCCACCAACTATATCGAGAAGCACGGCGGCAAGGTGCTGGGATCGAGCAAGCATCCGCTCGGCACTTCCGACTTCGCCTCGTTCCTGCTGCAGGCGCAGAACTCCAAGGCCAAGGTGATCGGGCTCGCCAATGCCGGCGGCGACACCATCAACGCGGTGAAACAAGCCGCCGAATTCGGCATTCAGCAAAGCGGGCAGACGATGGTGGCGTTCCTGCTGTTCGTCAACGACGTCCACGGCATGGGTCTGAAGGTGGCGCAGGGCCTGCAACTGCTGGAAGCATTCTACTGGGACATGGACGACGACACCCGCGCCTTCGCCAAACGCTTCGCGGCGCGGCCGGGCATGAACGGCAAGATGCCGAGCGGCAACCAGGCCGGCGTCTATGCCTCGACGCTCGCTTATCTGAATGCGGTGGCTGCTACCGGCAGCGATCAGGCCAAGGACGTCGTGCCCGAAATGAAGAAGTTCAAGGGCAAGGACAAATTGTTCGGCGACGTCACCATCCGCCAGGACGGCCGCGTCATCCACCCGATGTATTTGTTCGAGGTGAAGAAACCGGACGAGTCGAAATATCCGTATGATTATTACAAGCTGGTCTCGACGATTCCGGCCGATCAGGCGTTTCGCCCGATCGCCGATGGCGGCTGCTCGCTGGTGAAGTGAGATGTGCTCCCTCTCCCGCTTGCGGGGGAGGGCTGGGGTGGGGGTGCCGCAGCATATTCAACCGTCGAGTGCGTAGGGTGGGCAAAGCGCAGCGTGCCCACCATCAAAGCGTCGACGCGGATGGATGGTGGGCACGACGCTGTCGCGTCTTTGCCCACCCTACGATTGATCTCGACGATCCGGGCCAATCAAGCGCTCTACCCGATCGGGGATGGCAGGTGTCAACTGGTGAAGTGAAGGGTTAAGTAGCGCGCGGTCGGTCATCGAGCACGTAGTCCATTTTGCCTTGCGCAAATCAGGAGGGTGGTAGAAGCCATTAACGTCGCCAATGACGGCTTTACAGAATTTCTCTCCAAATACTGTGAAGCCTACAACGCTTAGATCTCCCAAGACTTCTGTCTTATCGCCGCCCTCGACATAAAGACCAGGATCGCCGCGAGACCAGGTATTCTCCGTCACGGCACTTTGATCTCGATACTGCTCAACCGAAATGTGGACCGGCAAGATCAATCCGAGTCTGTAGAACTGCACTGCAGACTCATCATTCGCAGTCCCTATCCCCGACGAGTAACGGTGTGGTTCCTTTGTTTTCCATGGAGCGTTGGACTGCTGCTCCCAATACCACCATTCCGCGTACATCTTGTGAAGAACGTGAGCATCACTCGCGCTCAACTCTGCCAATACCGACACGTAAGTCCGCTTGATCTCGCTTTCCGCGGGATCGAGCGCAGCTGCCAACAAGTTCTCCCACAGAACGTGTAGATCGTCCTCGTTCTCCATCGTCGCATGCTCCAGGAGCGGTAGTGCGATCTTCGGAGCCAAGGTGCGGGTCGTTCGAACGCCTTTCTTCTGGAGCTTCTTGTCAACGTTGTGCAATAGTGTTGTAAGCCGTTCCCAATCAAAGATCGCAGCCTCGACGCGACGCGCGGCGATCCTGTCCGTCCAGTAGCGTCCAATTGTATCTTCTATCGCTCGCCCAAATATCCGGTCGAGCCAGCCGCCGGCACTTTGTCCGGCGTCTATTGCTTTACCGGTGGCCTTTGCGATCTCTTGCGCTGCCTTTGCGCTTTCCTTGATCATTTCGGAATCGTCGGACATGATCGCAGAGTTCCTCTATAGATCGTCTAATTGCCAGGGCGGATCGGGATAATCACGTCACCACCTTGCTGCTGCCTTGCGTGATCAATCGCGCGGCGCGCTGGTCGCGGGCGTGGATCCACATCCAGCTCAGCGCCACGGACAGGCGGTTGCGCAGGCCAATCAGGAAGTAGATATGGGCGATGCCCCAGATCCACCAGGCGAGGTTGCCGCGTAGCTTGATGCGGCCAAAATCGATCACCGCCTTGCGCTTGCCGATCTGCGCCAGGCTGCCGGCATGCTTGTACCTGAATGGCGGCAGCGTGCCGCCGTTCAGGCGCGCCTTGATCGATGCTGCCACATAGCGTCCCTGCTGCTTGGCGGCCGGCGCGATGCCGGGCACCGGATTGCCGGCGGAATCGGCGATGGTCACGGTATCGCCCACGGCGAAGATGTCGGGATGCTCGGGGACGGTGAGGTCCGGCTTGACCTGCAGGCGATAGGCGCGGTCGGCGGGCGCATTCAGCCATTCCGCGGCGCGCGAGGCGCGGACGCCGGCGGCCCAGACGATGGTGCGGGCCTCCAGCCGGTTGCCGCCATAGACGACACCGTCGGCCGAGCATTCGGTGACGGGCTGGCCCAGCACCACCTCGACGCCGAGTTGCTCCAGCGAACGCTGCGCGTAGGCGGAAAGATCTTCGGGAAAGCCGGCGAGCACGCGCGGGCCGGCCTCGACCAGCACCACGCGGGCCTTGCTGGTGTCGATGTTGCGAAAATCCGGCGCCAGCGTGTCCTTGGCGAGATCGGCGATGGTGCCGGCCATTTCGACGCCGGTAGGTCCCGCGCCGATGATGACGAAGGTCAACAGCGCCGCGCGCCGCGCCGGATCGGTCTCGCGCTCGGCGCGCTCGAACGCGACCAGAATGCGCCGCCGCAGCGTGGTGGCGTCTTCCAGCGTCTTCAGGCCCGGCGCGAACGGCTCCCATTCGTCGTGGCCGAAATAGGCGTGGCGTGCGCCGGTGGCGAGCACCAGCGTGTCGTAGGGCAGGGCATCGCCGTCGTCGAGCAGCACGCGCTTTTGCGCGGCATCGATGCCATTCACATTGGCGAACAACGTCGTCACCTCCGGGCGTCCGCGCACGAGGTAGCGGATTGGCCAGGAAATCTCCGACGTCGCCAGCGACGCGGTCGCGACCT is a window encoding:
- a CDS encoding IS110 family transposase — protein: MILSLRCVGIDVSKHTLDIFDDAVGKPERIANALQAITEQVARWRCGNVFVVFEATGVYDRELAEALHRARIRFARINPARARDFARARGRLAKTDAIDAHMLAGFARTMAPASEQAPDPARNALSLLAKRRDQLVHMRAQEKNRRSETRDPAMIESIARLIDFLNGEVKAIEARIKTLIKAEPTISDDARLIRSAPGVGPVACMQLIAQMPELGRVGPKQVAALAGLAPLNVDSGLYRGKRAIGGGRKRVRDALYMAALNAVRRDGSVKAFYQKLRTAGKPAKLALIAVARKLLTTLNAMVRDRKAYLAPRPS
- the atzF gene encoding allophanate hydrolase — translated: MGHPLTETVAAIVAAHRSGHMTPAQTVARSYQRIRDYNDPAVFISLRDEKAAIAEAEALTAKGGSALPLLGVPVAVKDNIDVLGLATTAACPAFSYSPAQDSTAVAKLRAAGAIIIGKTNLDQFATGLVGVRSPYGIPVNPIRADLVPGGSSSGSGVAVSAGLVPLALGTDTAGSGRVPAMLNNIVGLKPSLGLISTAGLVPACRTLDCISVFSLTVDDAMTALAAMAGPDGADPFSRDRPLGQISAFPEKLRLGVPRKGQLIFFGDTASENAYGEALERWTSLGATLVEFDLEPFYETARLLYEGPWVAERYLVIRNLLASSPDSIHPVTREITAAGARLTAADTFASLYRLQGLRRIAERSFAHLDAIVLPTAPTAYSTAQVLANPIELNSRLGTYTNFVNLLDLCGLALPAAMRPDGIPFGITLLAPAGHDAQLASIGRAFHADTKLKMGAKGLTQPPLAAPSTSLTGDEIAIAVVGAHLSGMALNGELQALHGRLLETTTTSPDYKLYALDTTPPKPGMLRVDADTGTAIKLELWALSAAAFGKFVAAIPPPMAIGTIRLADGRDVKGFMVEPIAAEGARDISAFGGWRAFMAERAAE
- a CDS encoding feruloyl-CoA synthase, whose translation is MTSAAATSRDQSETLFAPPSVVADRRADGSIVLKSTERLRESARCVGDWLEHWARQTPDRIFLGDRASVDAPWQTVTYKDALKRVRGAAAWILAQRLSAERPLVILSDNSVEHALFALAAQHIGVPAASISPAYSLMSRDFDKLRSMITLLEPGAIYVSGTKPFAPALAAIAPLHSAGIVSSGARDHDAIAFRDVAATPETPDVAKAFAAITPDTIAKFLFTSGSTGTPKAVINTQRMLTSSQQAKAQTWSFLDGITDLVILDWLPWSHTFGANHNFNLVLRNGGTLYVDGGKPAPGLFATSLANLRSVMPTVYFNVPRGFDMLIAALRGDDELRQKFFSEVKFAFYAGAALPQNLWDALEELSLKTSGRALPMVSAWGSTETSPLATDCHFQAKRSGNIGVPIPGTELKLVPSGDKLEVRVRGPNVTPGYWKAPELTAQAFDVEGFYLIGDAVTFADPARPELGLFFDGRVAEDFKLNSGTWVNVGNLRVAGIAALAPLAQDIVVSGHGGDEVRFLVFPNIAACRAHAGLPDSAEVKHVIGHDKVRSGIAQGLAKLKAQGGNSSAHATRALLLAEPASVDGGEITDKGYINQRAVLTRRGGAVAMLDDDASAEWIGCAK
- a CDS encoding MarR family winged helix-turn-helix transcriptional regulator, with the protein product MSPSPLPRKPRRPKPAEFAAADDGPLLDLDRYVPAFITFIANKLSNSATVFYQRNFGVNVTEWRIMSLLAIEPGIPASRICYVIGFDKAPVSRNLAMLQKRGLVIIRTAPDDGRTHAISLTARGRVVHDKVYAAAIERERRLLSCLKKEEREVLIDMLRRLHENLGAVTGHS
- a CDS encoding cytochrome P450, whose translation is MSATGSSVTDDSGAGVPHLDIDPFSIEFFDDLHPAQHQLREAGPLVYLDKWKVYGVARHAEVHAVLNDPATFCSSRGVGLSDFAKEKPWRPQSIILEADPPAHTRTRAVLSDVLSPTALKQLRGRFTAAAEAKVDALLQRKSFDAIADLAEAYPLSIFPDALGLKQEGRENLLPYAGLVFNAFGPPNQLRQDAIERSAPHQAYVAEQCQRENLAPGGFGACIHAHVDSGNITATEAPLLVRSLLSAGLDTTVYGIGAAVYCLARYPDQFAKLRQDPTLARNAFEEAVRFESPVQTFFRTTTREVEIGGYTIGEGEKVLMFLGAANRDPRRWDKPDTYDVTRRTSGHVGYGSGIHMCVGQLVARLEGETMMAALARKVASIEITGPVKRRYNNTLRGLDSLPVTITAA
- a CDS encoding ABC transporter substrate-binding protein, translated to MTSFGRYLALALSGVASLAFTGAARAEISDNVVRVGVLNDISGIFQDTNGMGSVEAARMAAEDFNGGGKNIKVEIVYADHQNKADVGSAIARKWLDVDGVDAIVDVPNSAVGLTVNSLLRDTRMTFLASSTASSDLTGKACSPNTIQWVNDAWATGNTTAAAMMARGGKDWYFVTVNYALGQGIEAEATNYIEKHGGKVLGSSKHPLGTSDFASFLLQAQNSKAKVIGLANAGGDTINAVKQAAEFGIQQSGQTMVAFLLFVNDVHGMGLKVAQGLQLLEAFYWDMDDDTRAFAKRFAARPGMNGKMPSGNQAGVYASTLAYLNAVAATGSDQAKDVVPEMKKFKGKDKLFGDVTIRQDGRVIHPMYLFEVKKPDESKYPYDYYKLVSTIPADQAFRPIADGGCSLVK
- a CDS encoding Abi-alpha family protein; protein product: MSDDSEMIKESAKAAQEIAKATGKAIDAGQSAGGWLDRIFGRAIEDTIGRYWTDRIAARRVEAAIFDWERLTTLLHNVDKKLQKKGVRTTRTLAPKIALPLLEHATMENEDDLHVLWENLLAAALDPAESEIKRTYVSVLAELSASDAHVLHKMYAEWWYWEQQSNAPWKTKEPHRYSSGIGTANDESAVQFYRLGLILPVHISVEQYRDQSAVTENTWSRGDPGLYVEGGDKTEVLGDLSVVGFTVFGEKFCKAVIGDVNGFYHPPDLRKAKWTTCSMTDRALLNPSLHQLTPAIPDRVERLIGPDRRDQS
- a CDS encoding NAD(P)/FAD-dependent oxidoreductase, which translates into the protein MTTAPNKAHRVVIVGAGFGGLETTFGLAGAPVQITLVDRRNHHLFQPLLYQVATASLATSEISWPIRYLVRGRPEVTTLFANVNGIDAAQKRVLLDDGDALPYDTLVLATGARHAYFGHDEWEPFAPGLKTLEDATTLRRRILVAFERAERETDPARRAALLTFVIIGAGPTGVEMAGTIADLAKDTLAPDFRNIDTSKARVVLVEAGPRVLAGFPEDLSAYAQRSLEQLGVEVVLGQPVTECSADGVVYGGNRLEARTIVWAAGVRASRAAEWLNAPADRAYRLQVKPDLTVPEHPDIFAVGDTVTIADSAGNPVPGIAPAAKQQGRYVAASIKARLNGGTLPPFRYKHAGSLAQIGKRKAVIDFGRIKLRGNLAWWIWGIAHIYFLIGLRNRLSVALSWMWIHARDQRAARLITQGSSKVVT